The sequence TTTGGCCGAATCGCCTCAGAAGTTGCCCGTCGCGCCCGCGCCTTGGAAATGAATATTATTGCCTACGACCCAATTATCAATGCTGAACGTGCAGCTCAACTTGGCGTGACCCCAGTGACGCTTGATGAATTAACCAGCCGCGCTGATGTTATTTCATTGCACATTCCATTGATCGATGCCACGCGCAATTTGTTCGATGCCCAACGCTTGAGCCAAATGAAAAAAGGCAGCTATATCATCAATTGTGCCCGTGGCGGCGTGATCGATGAAGAAGCCTTGTTTGAAGCCTTGGAATCAGGCCACCTTGGCGGCGCAGCCCTTGACGTATTTGCCAAGGAGCCACCAACTGGCCCCATCGTCACCCACCCCAAAGCTATTGTCTTGCCACACTTAGGCGCTTCAACCGAAGAAGCTCAAGCCTTGACCGCCGCCGATGTGGCCGAAGGGATCGTTGATGTATTGGCTGGCCGCTCGCCACGCTATGCCGTCAACGCGCCGTTTGTCGCTCCTGAAGAGTGGGCAATCGTTGGGCCATATCTCGATCTTGGCCGCAAATTAGCTCGGCTCAGCACTCAATTGGTCGATCTGCCAGCCCAATCGTATCAAATTGTCTACAACGGTGCCTTGGCAGGCCTGACCAGCGAACCAATTAAGTTAGCAGTTTTGCAAGGCTTGCTCGAAGGTGGCTCAGAAGGTCGGGTTACTCCGGTTAATGCGCCATTCTTGGCTCGCGAACGCGGCTTAACCATCAACGAAACTCATCGCCCCGATGCTGAAACCTACACCGAATTGTTGCAATTGGTGGTGACCACCAGCGATGGTGTGGTGCATACCTTCGGTGGAACGGTAGTACGTGGCGAGGCTCATATCGTCCAAATCAACGAATTTTGGCTCGATTTGGTGCCAACCAGCTCAATGTTATTCACTTTTCACCAAGATCGGCCTGGCTTTATCGGGCGGATTGGCACATTGCTGGGCACGGCTGATATCAACATTTCGGCGATGCACGTTGGCCGTTCAAGCCCACGCGGCACAGCAATTATGGTGCTCACGGTTGA is a genomic window of Chloroflexota bacterium containing:
- the serA gene encoding phosphoglycerate dehydrogenase, whose product is MDRILVTEKIGAEGLAALKEVAEVDVRLDLTPETLLEALPQYDALIVRSQTKVTAKVLAAGTKLRVVGRAGTGVDNIDLAAANQQGILVVNAPASNSIAVAELTIGLMIGLARNIPQAHTALQNGKWERSKYGGWEVRGKTLGLVGFGRIASEVARRARALEMNIIAYDPIINAERAAQLGVTPVTLDELTSRADVISLHIPLIDATRNLFDAQRLSQMKKGSYIINCARGGVIDEEALFEALESGHLGGAALDVFAKEPPTGPIVTHPKAIVLPHLGASTEEAQALTAADVAEGIVDVLAGRSPRYAVNAPFVAPEEWAIVGPYLDLGRKLARLSTQLVDLPAQSYQIVYNGALAGLTSEPIKLAVLQGLLEGGSEGRVTPVNAPFLARERGLTINETHRPDAETYTELLQLVVTTSDGVVHTFGGTVVRGEAHIVQINEFWLDLVPTSSMLFTFHQDRPGFIGRIGTLLGTADINISAMHVGRSSPRGTAIMVLTVDEAIPSETLTDINNQADIERAYSVLL